The following are encoded in a window of Flavobacterium psychrotrophum genomic DNA:
- the nuoH gene encoding NADH-quinone oxidoreductase subunit NuoH: MDQAIIIEKSIFIVVIFAITMLFAMYETLAERKLAAWLQDRIGPNRAGPGGIMQPLADGLKLFSKEEFFPNTPNRFLFIMGPAISMSTALITSAVIPWGDKLHIFGRDVILQATDINIGMLYVFGVLSIGVYGIMIGGWASNNKFSLMGAMRASSQMISYEVAMGLALIALVMMDGSLSLRHIAEGQHGWRWNVLYQPVGFLIFLVCSFAETNRTPFDLAECEAELIGGYHTEYSSMKMGFYLFAEYASMFISSAILAILYFGAYNYPGMDWVAENWSANASSIIGIGVLFIKICFFIFFYMWVRWTIPRFRYDQLMKLGWKMLIPLAIANIVITAVIILLADQA, from the coding sequence ATGGATCAAGCTATTATTATAGAAAAAAGCATTTTTATTGTGGTAATTTTTGCCATAACAATGCTTTTTGCCATGTATGAAACCCTTGCTGAGCGTAAATTAGCGGCATGGTTACAAGACCGTATAGGCCCTAACCGTGCAGGTCCGGGTGGTATTATGCAGCCACTGGCAGATGGTTTAAAACTATTCTCTAAAGAAGAGTTTTTTCCTAATACCCCAAACAGGTTCCTGTTTATTATGGGGCCGGCCATATCTATGAGTACCGCACTTATTACAAGTGCCGTTATACCATGGGGCGATAAGCTGCACATCTTTGGCCGCGACGTTATCCTTCAGGCTACAGACATCAACATTGGTATGCTGTATGTGTTTGGTGTACTTTCTATAGGTGTTTATGGCATCATGATAGGCGGATGGGCTTCTAACAACAAATTCTCGCTGATGGGTGCCATGCGTGCGTCATCACAAATGATATCTTACGAGGTTGCTATGGGTCTTGCCCTTATTGCACTTGTTATGATGGATGGTTCGCTAAGCCTGCGCCACATTGCCGAAGGGCAGCACGGCTGGAGGTGGAATGTCCTTTACCAGCCGGTAGGTTTCCTTATATTCCTGGTATGTTCGTTTGCCGAGACTAACCGTACCCCATTTGACTTAGCAGAATGTGAGGCTGAGCTTATAGGTGGTTACCACACAGAATATTCTTCAATGAAAATGGGCTTTTACCTGTTTGCAGAATATGCCTCTATGTTTATATCGTCTGCAATACTTGCCATCCTGTACTTTGGTGCTTATAACTATCCGGGTATGGACTGGGTTGCTGAAAACTGGAGCGCTAACGCATCAAGCATTATCGGTATAGGTGTACTGTTTATAAAGATATGTTTCTTCATATTCTTTTATATGTGGGTACGCTGGACGATTCCACGTTTCCGTTATGACCAGCTGATGAAACTGGGCTGGAAAATGCTTATTCCACTGGCTATTGCTAACATTGTTATTACTGCTGTAATTATCCTTTTAGCAGACCAGGCTTAA
- the nuoL gene encoding NADH-quinone oxidoreductase subunit L, with translation MDNNLALLLLFVPFAGFLINIFFGKKLGHNAPGWLGTAAVAAAFAVTLTFFLQVLATKEPVIINLGQWLTLANFTVDFSFQLDQLSLLWLMFVTGIGTLIHMYSISYMHDDENVHKFFAYLNLFIFFMITLVMGSNLLIMFIGWEGVGLCSYLLIGFWHKNQDYNDAAKKAFIMNRIGDLGFLIGIFILAYLFHTTEYSVIEAEIANGWVYNKELLSTAMLCLFIGACGKSAQLPLYTWLPDAMAGPTPVSALIHAATMVTAGIFMITRLNFLFNLTPEVLEVIAVVGALTALVAAAIGLVQTDIKKVLAYSTVSQLGLMFLALGCGAYEIAVFHVITHAFFKACLFLGSGSVIHALHGEQDMRNMGGLRKVMKITFGTFLISTLAISGLPPFSGFFSKDEILMTAFHHNPVLWGIGSLASIMTAFYMFRLLYLTFYKDFRGTEEQKHHLHESPALITFPLIVLALLALVGGAISLPGASWLNEYLAPVMAAPAAHHELGNEEYMLMGIAVIGALIGIGIAYAKYMKKGEVPPADKEFAGLANVLYNKLYVDEIYTAIIVKPLYAIGSFFKNVTEVAISGLVFGLGKLAVTLGGEGRTLQNGSVGFYLLVFVLGVCSIIGYIFLAK, from the coding sequence ATGGATAATAATTTGGCCTTACTACTCTTGTTTGTACCCTTTGCAGGGTTCCTGATCAACATTTTCTTTGGAAAGAAACTGGGGCACAACGCTCCGGGATGGCTTGGCACAGCTGCCGTAGCCGCTGCTTTCGCAGTAACGCTTACTTTCTTTTTGCAGGTACTCGCTACTAAAGAACCTGTTATCATTAACCTTGGCCAGTGGCTTACACTTGCTAACTTTACCGTTGATTTCAGCTTCCAGCTGGATCAGCTTTCACTACTGTGGTTAATGTTTGTTACCGGTATTGGTACACTTATCCATATGTACTCTATCAGCTATATGCACGATGACGAGAACGTGCACAAGTTCTTTGCTTACCTTAACCTGTTTATCTTCTTTATGATAACGCTGGTAATGGGCAGCAACCTGCTTATTATGTTTATAGGCTGGGAAGGTGTTGGGCTTTGCTCTTATCTGCTTATTGGATTTTGGCATAAAAACCAGGATTATAACGATGCGGCAAAAAAGGCATTTATAATGAACCGTATTGGCGACCTTGGTTTCCTTATCGGTATCTTTATCCTTGCTTATCTTTTCCACACTACAGAATACAGTGTGATAGAAGCAGAAATTGCTAACGGCTGGGTATATAATAAAGAACTATTGAGTACTGCAATGCTGTGCCTGTTTATAGGTGCGTGTGGTAAAAGTGCACAATTGCCTCTATACACCTGGTTACCGGATGCGATGGCAGGCCCTACGCCGGTATCTGCACTTATACATGCTGCCACCATGGTTACCGCAGGTATATTTATGATAACTAGGCTAAACTTTTTGTTTAACCTTACACCGGAAGTACTTGAAGTTATAGCTGTAGTAGGTGCATTAACAGCACTTGTAGCAGCCGCAATAGGCCTTGTACAAACCGATATTAAAAAAGTACTGGCATACTCTACCGTATCACAGCTTGGGCTTATGTTCCTGGCATTAGGTTGCGGTGCTTATGAAATTGCTGTTTTCCACGTAATAACACACGCATTCTTTAAAGCATGTTTGTTCCTTGGTTCAGGATCTGTTATCCACGCGCTGCACGGCGAGCAGGATATGCGCAATATGGGCGGGCTTCGTAAGGTTATGAAAATTACCTTTGGCACCTTCCTTATTTCTACGCTTGCAATATCAGGTTTACCACCATTCTCAGGCTTCTTCTCAAAAGACGAAATATTAATGACGGCGTTTCACCACAACCCTGTGCTGTGGGGTATTGGCTCATTAGCTTCTATAATGACGGCGTTCTATATGTTCCGCCTGCTATACCTTACGTTCTACAAAGACTTTAGGGGTACAGAAGAGCAAAAACACCACCTGCACGAATCGCCTGCGCTTATTACCTTCCCACTTATAGTGCTTGCATTGCTTGCACTTGTAGGCGGTGCTATAAGCCTGCCGGGAGCCAGCTGGTTAAACGAATATCTTGCGCCTGTAATGGCTGCCCCTGCGGCACACCACGAACTGGGTAATGAAGAATATATGCTTATGGGCATAGCCGTAATAGGCGCGCTTATAGGTATAGGCATTGCTTATGCCAAGTACATGAAAAAAGGCGAAGTGCCACCGGCAGATAAAGAATTTGCAGGCCTTGCCAATGTACTGTACAACAAATTATATGTTGACGAAATTTATACTGCCATAATTGTAAAGCCTCTTTACGCCATAGGCAGCTTCTTTAAAAATGTTACCGAAGTAGCCATCTCGGGATTAGTGTTTGGCTTGGGCAAACTTGCCGTTACCCTGGGTGGTGAAGGCAGGACTCTGCAAAATGGCAGCGTAGGATTCTACCTGCTGGTATTTGTATTGGGTGTTTGTTCTATAATAGGCTATATTTTTCTGGCAAAATAA
- the nuoI gene encoding NADH-quinone oxidoreductase subunit NuoI has protein sequence MSIETISLSGRKKEVSNKKMTFMESLYLVAIAKGLWITLGHLFTRKVTIKYPEETRELSPVYRGQHMLMRDDEGRERCTACGLCALSCPAEAITMKAEERKPDEKHLYREEKYASIYEINMLRCIFCGLCEEACPKQAIYLTKSRVMVKSNSNREDFIFGKEKLVMPLDMAINNTKPQMAN, from the coding sequence ATGTCTATAGAAACCATATCATTATCGGGACGCAAAAAGGAGGTTTCCAATAAAAAGATGACCTTTATGGAAAGCCTTTACCTTGTGGCAATTGCCAAAGGTTTATGGATTACCCTGGGCCACCTTTTTACGCGCAAGGTTACCATTAAATATCCTGAAGAAACACGTGAGCTTAGCCCCGTATACCGTGGCCAGCATATGCTGATGCGCGATGACGAAGGCCGTGAGCGCTGTACTGCCTGCGGACTGTGTGCCCTGAGCTGCCCTGCCGAAGCCATTACTATGAAGGCCGAAGAGCGCAAGCCGGATGAAAAACACCTGTATCGTGAGGAGAAATATGCTTCTATATATGAAATAAACATGCTGCGCTGCATTTTTTGCGGCCTGTGTGAAGAAGCGTGCCCTAAGCAGGCCATATACCTTACTAAAAGCCGTGTAATGGTAAAATCTAACAGTAACAGGGAAGATTTTATCTTTGGTAAAGAGAAACTGGTAATGCCGCTTGATATGGCTATTAATAACACTAAACCCCAAATGGCTAATTAG
- a CDS encoding NADH-quinone oxidoreductase subunit N: MEILIAITGLGILCLIAEIFNLRKAIVPVTVTGLLAVFVYVGLKVTGVSAELFPGFGFDEKQFYNMFVTTKYGLAFSGLFILLTAFLVTLTPDFQKEHKPKISDFVAIKLFLLTGAIAMVTFGNLSMFFLGIEVLSIALYVLAASEPKNVKSNEAGMKYFLMGAFASGFILFGITLIYGATGSFDIQFINSLDRDTMPAWFSMGTILLSIGLMFKIAAVPFHFWAPDVYEGSPALTTATMSTLAKVAAMAAFFKLVVTLNPHLPGFLTTINVVAVLSMIVGNLIALKQTNVKRMLAFSGISHAGYMMLSFQFMSVTAAESNLFYYATAYALAGIAAFAVLLAVCGNKGNEEIYSFNGLGKTHPLLSAILTGSFLSMAGIPIFAGFFGKFFLFAQLLDKGTLSSQSNTATLTLIVLAVISSIISVGYYFKVILAMYTKEATEKTEPAPIAYSTVAIIAIVLNIAIALYPDALLSLIG, encoded by the coding sequence ATGGAAATATTAATAGCTATTACAGGATTAGGTATTTTATGCCTTATAGCTGAGATTTTTAACCTGAGGAAAGCCATTGTTCCCGTTACGGTAACAGGACTTCTTGCTGTGTTTGTTTATGTAGGCTTAAAAGTAACAGGAGTCAGCGCTGAGTTGTTCCCGGGATTTGGCTTTGACGAAAAACAGTTCTACAACATGTTTGTTACCACAAAATACGGGTTAGCATTTAGTGGGCTGTTTATATTGCTTACCGCATTTTTAGTAACACTTACTCCCGACTTTCAAAAAGAACACAAACCAAAGATATCAGACTTTGTTGCCATAAAACTTTTTCTACTTACGGGTGCCATTGCAATGGTAACGTTTGGTAACCTTTCTATGTTCTTTCTTGGTATCGAGGTACTTTCAATAGCATTATATGTGCTTGCAGCAAGCGAACCTAAAAATGTAAAAAGTAACGAAGCCGGTATGAAATACTTCCTAATGGGAGCATTTGCATCGGGCTTTATACTCTTTGGTATTACGCTTATATATGGTGCAACAGGTTCATTTGATATTCAATTCATCAACTCGCTTGACCGCGACACTATGCCTGCATGGTTTAGTATGGGTACCATACTGTTAAGCATTGGCCTTATGTTTAAGATTGCTGCAGTGCCTTTTCACTTCTGGGCACCCGATGTTTATGAAGGTTCTCCTGCGCTTACAACAGCAACAATGAGTACCCTTGCAAAAGTTGCAGCCATGGCAGCCTTCTTTAAGCTTGTAGTAACATTAAATCCGCACCTGCCGGGCTTCCTTACAACAATAAATGTTGTGGCCGTACTGTCTATGATAGTAGGTAACCTCATAGCCCTGAAACAAACAAATGTAAAACGTATGCTTGCGTTTTCAGGTATATCTCACGCAGGTTATATGATGTTGTCGTTTCAGTTTATGAGTGTTACAGCAGCCGAAAGCAACCTGTTTTATTATGCTACAGCTTATGCTTTAGCCGGAATAGCAGCCTTTGCAGTACTACTTGCTGTATGTGGCAATAAGGGCAACGAAGAAATATACAGCTTTAATGGCCTGGGCAAAACACATCCGTTACTGTCTGCAATACTTACCGGCTCATTCCTGTCTATGGCGGGTATCCCTATTTTTGCAGGGTTCTTTGGTAAATTCTTCCTTTTTGCGCAGCTGCTTGATAAAGGTACATTAAGTTCGCAGAGCAATACAGCAACCTTAACCCTAATAGTGCTTGCAGTAATAAGCTCTATAATTAGTGTTGGCTATTACTTTAAGGTAATACTTGCTATGTATACTAAAGAAGCTACCGAAAAAACGGAACCTGCACCTATAGCTTATAGTACTGTTGCAATTATAGCTATTGTGCTAAATATTGCTATTGCACTATATCCTGACGCACTACTTTCTTTGATAGGATAA
- a CDS encoding NUDIX hydrolase: MELKDILIQRSTELYQNYLPHISIDCVVFGFHEASLKVLLVRMKGQEDGWALPGGYMGKDEVMKKAADRILTERTGATNIYLQQFRVFDELDRVGDFFKDYPHGQWHAQRFVSVGFYALVDYTDVTPVIDEYSDACEWMDVDSLPGMVMDHRAILDKALITLRRQLNYKPVGNKLLPEEFTMPELQKLYEIILGKSLNRGNFYRKMMAYNILDKQEGTRKGGAHKAPNLYKFNLERYKEALKDGFKEGW, encoded by the coding sequence ATGGAATTGAAAGACATCCTGATACAGCGCAGTACTGAGTTGTATCAAAATTACTTACCGCATATATCGATAGACTGTGTTGTCTTTGGTTTTCATGAGGCATCGCTTAAGGTACTTTTAGTACGCATGAAGGGCCAGGAAGACGGCTGGGCATTACCGGGAGGTTATATGGGAAAAGATGAGGTAATGAAAAAAGCCGCTGACCGTATTTTGACCGAACGTACAGGTGCTACAAACATTTATCTGCAACAGTTTAGAGTGTTTGATGAACTGGATAGGGTAGGCGATTTTTTTAAAGATTATCCGCATGGACAATGGCACGCACAACGTTTTGTATCGGTAGGATTTTACGCTTTGGTAGATTATACAGATGTTACACCTGTTATAGATGAGTATAGCGACGCCTGTGAATGGATGGATGTAGACAGCCTGCCCGGTATGGTAATGGATCATCGTGCTATTTTAGACAAGGCGCTTATAACACTGCGCAGGCAGCTTAACTATAAGCCTGTAGGGAATAAATTGCTTCCCGAAGAATTTACCATGCCTGAGCTGCAAAAGCTTTATGAGATAATATTAGGCAAAAGCCTTAATCGCGGAAATTTTTATCGTAAGATGATGGCTTATAATATTCTTGATAAGCAGGAGGGTACCCGTAAGGGAGGTGCGCACAAAGCGCCTAACCTCTACAAGTTTAACCTTGAGCGGTATAAAGAAGCGCTTAAAGACGGTTTTAAAGAAGGATGGTAA
- a CDS encoding NADH-quinone oxidoreductase subunit J family protein, with the protein MLTLFYILSAITLGTAFLTILSKNPIHSAIYLVLCFFSIAGHYLMFNAQFLAMVHVIVYSGAIMILMLFTIMLMNLNKEGEKNKPLLSRLAAAGAFGIFGLILIAAFIKSQPVITKYEVSGQDYQSINVLGKVLLNDYMIPFEFASVLLLVSMIGAVLLSKKEHINS; encoded by the coding sequence ATGCTAACATTATTCTACATATTATCGGCCATAACACTGGGAACGGCTTTTTTAACCATCCTTAGTAAAAACCCTATACACAGTGCCATATATCTTGTACTGTGTTTCTTCTCTATTGCAGGGCATTATCTTATGTTCAACGCGCAGTTTCTTGCCATGGTGCACGTAATTGTATATTCGGGTGCTATCATGATCCTGATGCTTTTTACCATCATGCTTATGAACCTCAATAAAGAAGGCGAAAAAAACAAACCACTGCTTTCACGCCTTGCTGCTGCCGGAGCTTTCGGAATATTCGGGCTTATACTTATTGCTGCATTTATTAAATCGCAGCCTGTTATTACTAAATACGAAGTTTCAGGGCAGGATTACCAGTCTATTAACGTATTGGGTAAAGTATTGCTAAACGACTATATGATACCGTTTGAATTTGCATCTGTACTGCTTTTAGTATCGATGATAGGCGCGGTATTACTATCTAAAAAAGAACACATCAACAGCTAA
- the nuoK gene encoding NADH-quinone oxidoreductase subunit NuoK — MENILQQIGIENYLYLSALLFSVGAFGVLFRRNAIIMFMSIEIMLNAVNLLLVAFSTYHQDAAGQVFVFFSMAVAAAEVAVGLAILVAVYRNLNGIDIDNLKNLKG; from the coding sequence ATGGAAAATATATTACAGCAAATTGGCATTGAAAACTACCTGTACCTTTCGGCACTGCTATTTAGCGTAGGCGCTTTTGGGGTACTTTTCAGGAGGAATGCCATCATCATGTTCATGTCTATAGAGATTATGCTAAATGCGGTAAACCTGCTGCTTGTAGCTTTTTCTACGTACCACCAGGATGCTGCGGGGCAGGTATTTGTATTCTTCTCTATGGCTGTGGCTGCTGCCGAAGTAGCTGTTGGCCTTGCCATACTTGTAGCCGTGTACCGTAACCTGAACGGCATTGACATTGATAACTTAAAGAACCTAAAAGGATAA
- a CDS encoding 2Fe-2S iron-sulfur cluster-binding protein: protein MKVTIDGQEIDVEPGTTILQAARKIGGESVPPAMCYYSKLKGSGGKCRCCLVEVSKGSEADPRPMPKLMASCVTGCMDGMEVKSISSERVVDARKSVTEFLLINHPLDCPVCDQAGECDLQNLSFKHGAAKTRFIEEKRTFEPENIGPNIQLHMNRCIVCYRCVMTADQLTDNRVHGVLNRGDHSQISTAISKAIDNEFSGNMIDVCPVGALTDKTFRFKQRVWFNKPYNAHRNCTKCCGKTTLWMFGNEIQRVTARKDEYHEVEEFICNECRFDHKEVADWVIEGPRKFEKDSVINANNYTRKIEPVHIETEKHILLGREKDRKKISMPAIPLKAAEQEVYKKGNV, encoded by the coding sequence ATGAAAGTAACAATAGACGGCCAGGAAATAGACGTAGAACCGGGGACCACCATCCTGCAGGCTGCGCGCAAAATAGGCGGCGAAAGCGTTCCGCCAGCCATGTGCTATTATTCAAAACTTAAAGGGAGTGGCGGTAAATGCCGTTGCTGTCTTGTAGAGGTTTCTAAAGGTAGTGAAGCCGACCCACGCCCTATGCCTAAACTAATGGCATCTTGCGTTACCGGCTGTATGGACGGTATGGAGGTTAAGAGCATTTCATCTGAAAGGGTTGTAGATGCACGTAAATCGGTTACCGAATTCCTTTTGATAAACCACCCGCTGGATTGCCCGGTATGCGACCAGGCCGGTGAGTGCGACCTGCAAAACCTTAGCTTTAAGCACGGTGCTGCCAAAACGCGCTTTATTGAGGAAAAACGTACCTTTGAGCCAGAAAATATAGGGCCAAACATACAACTGCACATGAATCGTTGTATTGTATGTTACCGTTGTGTAATGACAGCAGATCAGCTTACAGATAATCGTGTACATGGTGTACTTAACCGTGGCGACCACTCGCAAATATCAACAGCTATTTCTAAGGCAATTGATAATGAGTTTTCGGGTAATATGATCGATGTGTGTCCTGTAGGTGCACTTACTGATAAAACATTCCGCTTTAAGCAAAGGGTTTGGTTTAACAAGCCATACAATGCACACCGTAACTGTACCAAATGTTGTGGCAAAACCACCCTTTGGATGTTTGGTAACGAAATACAACGTGTTACTGCCCGTAAAGATGAGTACCACGAAGTAGAAGAGTTTATTTGTAACGAATGCCGTTTTGATCATAAAGAAGTTGCTGACTGGGTTATTGAAGGGCCACGCAAGTTTGAAAAAGACTCGGTTATCAACGCAAACAACTACACCCGTAAGATAGAGCCGGTACACATTGAAACCGAGAAACATATTTTACTGGGACGCGAAAAAGACCGTAAAAAGATAAGTATGCCTGCCATTCCGCTTAAGGCCGCAGAACAGGAAGTATATAAAAAAGGAAACGTATAA
- a CDS encoding complex I subunit 4 family protein, with protein MDVSFILVILLFGAAATWFVGDKLASKTALLFSTAAFAATLYIIYRYSLGEGVSFHAQWLTRPLVVFGLQADGLSLTMVALTTALTPIIVYSSFGNLFPKTSTFYALIMFMAFAMVGSFLSVDGFVYYIFWELSLIPIYFIALIWGGGDAEERKKAVIKFFIYTFAGSLFMLVAFIYLYQKAHSFLNLQLYSTILSAKEQTFIYWAFFLAYAIKTPIIPFHSWQANTYQKAPAVGTMLLSGIMLKMALYSIVRWQLPIAPFAAEQYKYIVVGLCIAGVIYGSLLALRQTNIKKVLAYSSLAHVGLIAAGAYTLTLDGIRGAFLQMIAHGFVVAGVFFAAEIIERRYKTQDIAEMGGIRSQAPKFASMFMILVLASVALPGTFNFVGEFEVLYSLAQVHIAFAIVGGTTIILGAFYMLRMYQQVMLGETNAKPFADVTFGEGLVFVLIIAVLIGFGLYPKPISDIVLPEIQKILVYINRYN; from the coding sequence ATGGACGTATCATTTATACTGGTTATTTTACTTTTTGGAGCTGCGGCTACCTGGTTTGTGGGCGATAAGCTTGCTTCTAAAACGGCATTGCTTTTTAGCACAGCCGCATTTGCAGCTACGCTGTATATTATTTACCGCTACAGCCTGGGCGAAGGTGTTAGCTTTCATGCACAATGGCTTACCAGGCCGCTTGTAGTCTTTGGGCTTCAGGCAGACGGGCTATCGTTGACTATGGTGGCACTTACTACCGCTCTTACACCTATTATCGTGTATTCTTCTTTTGGTAACCTGTTCCCTAAAACAAGCACTTTTTATGCGCTAATTATGTTCATGGCCTTTGCCATGGTGGGCTCTTTCCTTAGTGTAGACGGTTTTGTTTACTACATATTCTGGGAACTTTCACTTATCCCTATTTACTTCATTGCACTTATATGGGGTGGTGGCGATGCCGAAGAACGTAAAAAAGCAGTTATCAAGTTCTTTATATACACCTTTGCAGGGTCGTTATTTATGCTGGTAGCATTTATCTACCTGTACCAAAAGGCACACTCGTTCCTTAACCTGCAACTGTATTCTACGATACTTAGTGCAAAAGAACAAACCTTTATTTACTGGGCGTTCTTTCTTGCTTATGCTATCAAGACACCTATTATACCCTTCCATAGCTGGCAGGCAAATACCTATCAAAAAGCTCCGGCTGTGGGTACCATGCTGCTTTCGGGCATTATGCTTAAAATGGCACTTTACAGCATTGTGCGCTGGCAGCTGCCTATTGCACCGTTTGCCGCAGAACAATATAAATATATTGTAGTAGGCCTGTGTATTGCGGGTGTTATATATGGCTCTTTACTTGCCCTTAGGCAAACCAATATTAAAAAAGTGCTTGCTTACTCATCATTAGCACACGTTGGCCTTATTGCTGCCGGTGCTTATACGCTTACTCTTGATGGTATTCGTGGGGCATTCCTGCAAATGATAGCACACGGTTTTGTAGTTGCCGGTGTTTTCTTTGCCGCAGAGATAATAGAACGCCGTTATAAAACACAGGACATTGCAGAGATGGGCGGTATCCGTTCTCAGGCGCCTAAGTTTGCATCTATGTTCATGATCCTGGTGCTTGCATCAGTAGCGCTACCGGGCACATTTAACTTTGTAGGAGAATTTGAAGTACTGTACAGCCTTGCGCAGGTGCACATTGCCTTTGCAATAGTAGGTGGTACAACCATAATACTGGGCGCATTCTATATGTTAAGAATGTACCAGCAGGTAATGCTTGGTGAAACAAATGCAAAACCTTTTGCCGATGTAACCTTTGGCGAAGGCCTGGTATTTGTGCTTATTATAGCCGTGCTTATAGGCTTTGGCCTTTACCCTAAGCCAATATCTGATATTGTGCTTCCGGAGATACAAAAGATTTTAGTGTACATAAACCGATATAATTAA
- a CDS encoding SDR family NAD(P)-dependent oxidoreductase, translating to MSLLAGKVAFVSGGGSGIGRAIAETYAAEGAKVVIADVNEEHGSETVKAIEAAGGVAFFIKGDSSKPEDNKKFVEETVAKYGRLDVACNNAGIGGPALPTGEYTIDGWDKVIALNLSGVFYACRYQLEQMEKNGGGNIVNIASIHGTVAAPNSVAYTASKHGVVGLTKNIATEYGQKNIRCNAVGPGYIETPLLSANLDENAMKAIAAKAPMNRLGTPQEIADLVAFLSSDKSSFTTGGYFIADGGYTVV from the coding sequence ATGTCATTATTAGCAGGTAAAGTGGCTTTTGTGTCGGGCGGTGGCTCTGGCATAGGCCGTGCAATTGCCGAAACATATGCCGCTGAAGGCGCAAAAGTAGTTATAGCCGATGTAAATGAAGAGCACGGCAGCGAAACTGTAAAAGCGATAGAAGCTGCCGGCGGTGTTGCTTTTTTTATAAAAGGAGATTCCAGCAAGCCGGAAGATAATAAAAAGTTTGTTGAAGAAACCGTAGCAAAATACGGCAGGCTTGATGTTGCCTGTAATAATGCGGGCATAGGTGGCCCTGCATTGCCAACAGGCGAATATACCATTGATGGCTGGGATAAGGTAATTGCGCTTAACCTTAGCGGTGTTTTTTATGCGTGCCGCTACCAGTTAGAGCAAATGGAAAAAAATGGTGGAGGTAATATTGTAAACATTGCCTCGATACACGGTACTGTAGCTGCGCCAAACAGTGTGGCATATACAGCATCTAAACATGGTGTGGTAGGGCTTACCAAAAATATTGCAACCGAATACGGACAAAAAAACATAAGGTGTAATGCTGTAGGGCCGGGCTATATAGAAACGCCTTTGCTTAGTGCTAACCTTGATGAAAACGCCATGAAAGCCATAGCCGCAAAAGCGCCGATGAACCGCCTGGGTACCCCTCAGGAAATAGCAGACCTCGTTGCTTTTCTAAGTTCAGATAAATCATCTTTTACTACTGGCGGGTATTTTATTGCAGATGGCGGATATACCGTAGTATAG